TGATTTGGTCACAATGCCAAAGCCAGTAGCTATAACTGCACTTGATAAATGAGGAAACAAATCATTCAAGATGGCTTTTCAAAAAAAGCTGCAACacgtggacaatcacaaactgacaTTGGCAGACTGTTTGCAAAAATCACTTAGAATGGCGCAATAGACACTGGATGATTATTTTATCCATTCAcgggatgcgggcttcgctggctgggccagcatttattgcccatccctagttgcccttgagaagatggtggtgagctgccttcttgaactgctgcagtccatgtagtgttggTACGCCCAGaaggctgttagggagggagttccaggattttgacccagtgacagtgaaggaacggcgatatatttccaagtcaggatggtgagtgacttggaggggaacttccaggcggtggtgttcccatctatctgctgcccttgtccttctaggtggtactggttgtgggtttggaaggtgctgtcgaaggagccttggtgaattcctgcagtgcatcttgttgatggtacacactgctgttactctgcttctgtggtggagggagtgaatgtttgtggatgtggtgccaatcaagtgggctactttgtatTGGATGGTAAAACATGTGGTTAATGCAGACTCCCTAATTTGAGGTTTTAAGAGAATCCTGCATTTCCTTCAACAAGGATGAGGAAGATGATCTTTCTAGCACCTCAAAACCAAATGCACATCACCAGTACCATTCGGTTTCCTTTTCTTGCTCAGTAAGAAGGTATTCCACTATGAGTACATCTAAGTGCATGTACCATTATTTTCAGGAAGTTGGAAAAAGGTAAATTGTTTAATACTAGATTTTGGTTTATTGGAAGCAGAACACTAATTGTTAATTCATAGTTTCAGATACATAATTACAATTAAATTTGAAATTGTGAAGTTTGGTTCTGTACCCTACATAAACAGCCAGCCTTTAAGCATGTGAATACAATAACCGTGCAGTCAGATGATGAGCAGCTTGCTGACTTTTACTCAACACCAGTGGGATGGTTCCTCACTTGTCCAAAGATCATACATGCTTACACAGTTTTCAGCATTGGTTCAGTCTAATATTATGAGGCATCATTTTGCAGCTATTTTAATCTTAATAATCTCTTATTTGTTTGTGCAAATTAAGAAAACCGCTTGATGACTAATGGTGCTCGATCATAGAGCAGGGAATTTAGAGCTGGCGGTGTGGAGGGAAGACATGCATTTTGAAAAAGTGAACTTTTGTCGTCGTTTTCTCCAACTTGAAAGTCACCGGCACAGTGACTTTGAAAACTGGACAATTGATATGTCTAATTTAATGTAACCAGGGTTGATAGCTTTGGTTGAATGTATTCATGCTGTTTTTATTAAATACCAACCCACTATTAATGGCCAGTATTTTCATTCTCGGGAACACCATCTTCCAATATCAACTGGAAAGTAAACAAACTCTTCATGATTCAACTggatgatgttcccccacctcttACATTTTTATGACTAACAAAAgcattaaaatgaaaataaaaacttttttaaTGCAATCATTTTCTCCCGGCTTGCTCACAGCAGTGACCTGGAGACTATTCTTTATGACCCGGAGATTCGAGAATAATCTTGGGACAGTTGGAAATCCTATGCGTAATATCAAAGATTTTATATGCCCACGGGGATAATATTTATGTATTGCATGCCGGCTGTGGTTCAATTGGTAGAATTGTtgcctccaagtcagaaggttaCATGTTCAAGCGCCACTCTTGAGAAGTGGccgcataatctaggctgacaatcccGTGCGGTGCCGAGGGAGGGCTGTGCTGCCCGGGGTGCCGTCAATTTGGGTGAAACGTCAGCCGAGGGAACGGCTGCACTGTcaagaggtgccatctttcgggggaggggaaaaaaaacGCTGTGTCAAGGGACCCACCAGCTTGCAGGTGGGCAAACAGCactattgggggggggggggggtaaaaaaGCAGTTGACTGCTCCTTCCCGGCCAGCCTTGTAGTGCCATTTTGCTGCTGGTGAGATcttactgtgtgtaaattggctgcagcatttacCTGCAAGTGAccactttttttttaagtattATTGGTTGCAAAGGGCTTTGGCGTGAGCTGCAAACGTAAAAGACGCCCATATAAGTGCAAAGTTTTGATTTATTTTGCAATGCAGGGCATTGGTAATCATTATCTAACCCCTCCCCCCGGCTGTAAAGTCTATCTGGCAGTGCGCAGAATCGGCGGGCGGACCagccggcagcagcagcagcagcagcagaaaaagggagTTCTTGAAGAAGAAATGGCTGACGCAATCCACCGGCGGGAGCTCGACGCCAGCATCGTCATCATCGGCTGCGGCGTGGCGGGGCTGGGGGCCGCCCAGAGGCTGCTCCAGCACGGCTTCAGCAGGGTGCGGCTGCTCGAGGCCACCGAGCGGAGCGGGGGGCGGATCTGGAGCCGGCTTTTCGGTGAGCccggggggggggagcgggcggccggccagccagccagccagccagccagccagccccgAGCACCTAACGGCCGGGCCTCGCGCACGGTTGACAGCGGGACGGGCCAATGGGAAGCCCGCCTGCTCCCCTTGATTCAGCTCGCCTTGGCCAATGAGCGTGGAGGAGGGCGGGAcctggattggggtgggggtgggggtgggggaggggcgggggggttggttGGTTTCCCgtgtgtttgggggttggggtcGACTTCATGCAACTGACTCGGGCTTCGGGGGAATAGGACGAGGTTCGCTGAGCTGGGTGACTCAACATTTATATGTCGGGTGGAACACGATTAGAAATGTTTCCGCCACACTCAGTCCcctgagcattttttttttaaagaggaatCTGTGTTAGAAAAAACTCGGTACCGTTTGGATCGCTTTTCCTTAAAAAGCCTTAGTTGCCTCTCTCAAAATGTGTTCTTTCATTGCAGAATAATTGCTAACCCTCCACCTGCAAAGCAGGAAGGAAAGACCCGCATTTAGGTTGTCAAagcaaatactgcggatgctggagatcagaaTTTTAcgctgcaggaggaggccattcagcccatcgtgtcagcCCCGTCCCTCTCAGCATTTTAACTTGGCGCCAATTTCCTgccttccccccccaaccctccctgctCATCAACCAGTtcccaattgaacctgcctccaccacacttccaggcactgcattccaaaccctaactaacTGGTCGTGTGAGAAAGGCTTTTTCTCACCTCGCGTTTGCTCCCGTGTGAGatctgaaatggaaacagaaagtGGTGGGGAAaccctgcaggtctggcagcagaagagtcaaattggactcagcgttaactctgtttctctctccacagatgctgccagaccggtaGAGTTTTTCGACCACTTGCTGTTTCTGTtcacatttatgtagcacctctcacaacctcagaatgtcctATGATATGGATGCaatggttttttttttgaagtgttacAGAATCAAAGTGcagagaagaggccctttggcccatcgagtctgcaccgacacgtgagaaatacctgaccaacctacctaatcccatttaccagcacttggcccatagccttgacagttatgacatgccaagtgctcatccaggtactttttaaaggatgtgaggcaacccgcctcgtTTTATAAGATAGCTATCTCTTAAACTGTCTCttttaatttaaagtaaaataAATGGAGCATGTGAGCACCTACTAGTGCTGTCTAATGACTAGCCTAGGTGGCCTGATTACCATGGGGACAGGGGGCCCAGGTCAAATTCTGTTGAAATACATTTGCCAGGTTTAGCACCTGAAAACAAAGGACCGTGGCTGATTTTGCCATGGGTAGTGTTACAGACTCTCAGGAAATCTGATTAAAAAactctggacagagagagagggagagggacagcagcTGCTGCAATCAACCGAAGGAAAAAGATTGATCTCTGTTAGCTTCAAGGCAGAATGCTGGTTGGTTGCTGCCTCActcagagtggggctgtaagcaGGATGGAATGAGCGAGTCGGGAGAGGAagcagagaggaggggggagatgagCAAAGTGGCATCAGGAGTGAGCAAGGGGGTTGGGTTAGAGGTGCCAAATAGGAGGGAGCGAGCAGGTCAGGTTAGCGGTGGAAAACGGGAGGGAGCTACGGGGGTTTGAGATAGAGCTGGCCAGCAGGAGGAAACAAGAAGGTCAGGATGGGGATGGCAaacaggaggggtgaaggggggttCGGATAGGGGCAgccagtgggagggagggagaggatccagaTGGAGTGACCAacggagggagtcaggaggtcgaGAGAGGCCGGACAGTGTGGGTGGCAGGAACAATGTTTAAAACAAACAGACTGCATATGCACAATTTCAACATTGTTCTTGGCATATGCTCAATAACTGCACTAAAATGGAGACCAAGGCTAGCACATTCAGGTACATGCCCTAATTTACAAGTTGCGTAAAAAGACGAATTAGTAGAGCACACTTTAAGTGGGGGATATCTGTAATGTACATATTTCTAACCCAGAATTTTCATTGCAGTTTCTGTAGGACACCAATAAATATGCCACAACAGTGGAGGCTTCTGGTTCAATCCTTTACAACATCGTGTTGCCAAACACAGCAGTGTTGGTGCAGGGCTATTCGGAGTGCGAACCTGATTTATTGTTAAAATATATTAGCAAGAGGGTTAGATTTTCCATCTGTTGACTATGACTGAGCAGATAGTCTATCCCATCTCACAAGACATTTCAATGAATGTAGTGCTTTTTAATTTTTCATGCAGCCAACGGGTTAGTGGAGATTGGAGCACAGTGGATACATGGGCCATCGAAGCAGAATGCTGTGTTTCAGTTGGCCAGCCAATATGATCTACTAGATGAAGAAGCAATGTCAGAGGACAACCAGGCTAAACAAATAAATGGATATCCACCTGGAATGTCAGCCTATTGCACCAGCTCAGGGAAGAGAATAGGACCAGAAATAGCGGGCCCTGTCAAAGAATTGTATTCAACACTTTGCCTGAAAAGCAGGGAGTTCTTCCAGTCAAAGACAGAACCTGTCCGCAGTTTGGGTGAATTTCTAAAACTTGAAATTGCCCGGTGTGCAGAAGAATGGAAAGATGATGAGGAAACGTGCAATCTTAAACTTGCACTGCTGAACGTAGAATTCAAGATGGAATGTTGTATTTCTGGGACGGACAGTTTGGATCTAGTAGCACTCCAATCCTTTGGAGAGTATCTGCTATTACCTGGAATTGATTGTGTTTTTCCTGGGTAGGTATAAAGAGCAAAGCTATGCTActacattttgtttttaaaatcatgGGTTTCACATCCAcaaggagcagtgatggagcctCAGCTATTTTTAATCTATCTTAataacttagacaaagagacagagtttgctgatgatacaaagcttgatgggaatgcaaactgtgaggaggacacaaagaggctggaaAGACATGAATAGGTTAACTGAGTGAGTAACaaggtggtagatggagtataatgtggggaatgtGAGGCTCACTGTGGTcttaatagaaaagcagaatattttttaaaaggaatgaaacttgtaaatgctgatgttcagagggacttgtaTGTACTTGTaaaaggaacacaaaaagttggcatgcaattaggaaagcaactgGCATATtgttctttattgcaaggggatgggAGTACAAGAATAtggaagccttgctacaattgtacagggctttggtgagttcacacctggaacactgtgcaattttggtctccatattgaaagaaggatatacttgtgttagaggcggtacagcaaaggttcactagagaTTGGAccttgggatgaaagggttgtccaaTGATAAGAGGCTGAGAAAATTAGGtcaattctctggagtttagaagaatgaaagaccgtctgattgaaacatgcaagattctgaaagggcttgatagggtagacactgagaggttgtctcccctggctggagaatctggaatacaggggcacagtctcaggataagggggacaatcatttaggactgagatgaggagaaacctcttcactcaaagggttgtgaatctttgaaattctctaccccagagggttgtggatgctccattgttgaatatatttaaggctgagctagacacattttggtctctcaaggaaccaagggatatggggagtgggtggtaaagtgaaTTTGAAGCTGAAGACCATATTGTAGCAGGTTCCATAAGCTTTATGGTTTACTCCTCCCATTTCTCATGTTCTTGTGTTAAATTTGTATTTGGGAGGTTGTTTATTTCAATTAGCAATACCCAGCCTATCTACTCCATTTCTCAGAACTAGTGTTATGAAAATCAATGCATGTGCAACAAGAACTGGCTCACGGAAAATCCTAAAATAAATGCTTACCTGAATTattcgaacatatgaattaggagcaggagtaggcccctcgagcctgctccgccattcactaatatcatggctgatctgattgtaatctcaactccacattgccGCCTACCTgaaatgaactgggaaactaggctacaggatagatcaatagagaagcaatggcagacatttaaggggatatttcagagtattcagaataagtacattcctgcTATGAAGAAaatttctaaggggaggacccaccacccGTGATTAACAAGattttaaggaaagcatcaaacttaaggaaaaagcatacaactcagcaaagatgagtgacaggacagatgattagacagaatataaagaatgactaaaaggttaatcagtagaaagaaattagaatatgagaggaagctagctagaaatgtaaaaacggatagcaagaatttctacaagtacttaaaaaggaaaagagtaagtaaggtgaatgttggtcctctagagagtgacactgaggagttaatagtagataataaggaaatggcagaagaaatgaacaaatattttgcttctgtgttcactatagaagatacagaAAACATTCCAGttatagctgcaaatcaggaggtgaacaggagaaaggaacttagTGAAATTGGAATtattagggaaatggtactgagcaaactgatggagctgcaggctggaaagtctctgggtcccaatggactacatccgAGGATCTTAAAAgtagtggctaatgagatagtcgatgcattggtgttaattttccaaattttgctaggttctggaaaggttccatcagattggaaagtagcaaatataacccctctattcaagaaggggcagaggcagaaaacaggaaactataggctggttagcttgacgtctgtcatggggaagttattagaatcaatcattaaggaggttatagctgggcactcagAAAacctcaaggcaattgggaagagtcagcatggttttgtgaaacgaaaatcatgtttaaccaatttattggaggtttttgaaggagtaacatgcacagtggataaaggagagcctgtaaacatactgtacttggatttccagaagacatttgataaggtgccacttcaaacattattatagaaaataaaagtgcatggtgtagtgggtaacatattagcatggatagaagattgactggctggcagaaagcagagagtatgcataaatgggtcttttttggattggcaggttgtgacgagtggagtcctacaggggtctgtactggggcctcaactttttacgatttacatcaaagacttagatgaggggagtgaagacatggtagctaaatttgcagatgagacaaagataTGTTAgaaagcatgttgtgaagagaacatgaggaggttgcagattgatatagataggttgagtgagagggcaaagatctgggaaatggaatttaatgtgggaaactgtgaagttggtcactttggcaggaagaacaaaaaagcagaattatttaaatagagaacagctgcacaattctgagttgcagagggatctaggtgttctagtacatgaatcacaaaaagttattatgcaggtaaagcaagtaattaagggGGCTAATGAAATGTTTATTACAAGGGGGATTGCACATAAAATTAAGgctgttatgcttcaattatacagggcattggtgagaaccgcacctcaaatactatgtgcagttttgatctccttatttaaggaaggatgtaaatgccttggaggcagttcaaaggaggtttactagattgatacctggaatgagtgggttgtcttatgaggcaaggttggacagactgggcctgtttccactggagtttagaagaatcagggatgatttgattgaagcatacaagatacTGAATGACTTTGACGAGGTGGACGtgaaaaagatgtttcctcttgtggttgagtccagaactagggggccctgttttaaaattaggggtgccccttttaggacagaggtgaggaaaatttttttctctcatagggttgtgcgactttggaattttctgcctcagaaggttgtggaggcagaggtagataagttCTTGTTAGGtcagggaatcaaaagttatcggggttagataggaatgtggaaatgaaacacaagaagatcagccatgattttattgaatggcggagcaggctcgagggaccgaatggtctactcctgttcctatttcttatgttcttatgtagctCTGATAACctctcactcccttgcttatcaagaatctatctagctctgccgtaaaaatattcaaagactctgcttccactgccttttgagaaagagagttccaaaggctcataacccctctgagacaaaaaaaaattcttcttatctctgtcttaaatgagcgtccccttatttttaaacagtgaccccctagttctagattctcccacaagaggaaatatcctccccacatccaccctctcaagacccttcaggatcttgtatgtttcagtcaagtcacctcttactcttctaaactccagtggatacaagcctagcatgtccaacttttcctcataggaCAGCCTACTCATTCCTGGTATaggtctagtaaatcttctctgaactgcttctatcgCATCTACATCCTTctgtaaataaggagaccaatactgtacacagtactccagatgtggtctcaccagtgtcctatacaactgaagcCCAATCTTCCTACTttcgtattcaattccccttgcaataaactatAACGTACTATTAGCTAtcctagttacttgctgcagctacatagtaaccttttgtgattcatgcaccagggcacccagatccctctgaatctcagagctctgcaaactctcaccatttagataatatacttttttattcttcctgccaaaatggacaacttcacatctGAAAAATGTGGAAATCTCACTCAAATTCATGACGCTGTTTGTGAAATGGCAGCAGATCCTTTAGTGTAGCAAAGTCTTTCAGTCCACTCTGAAATTCACAATGGTGTGTTTTCACTAAATCCCAAACAGTACAATTCAGTTTATAGTAGGTAACTGTTACCATCTTGTATACCGGTAGTACTTGATTCTCAAAATTAAACTTCACTATAAGAGGCAAATTATTGATCAAAGTAGTTGACCCTTCAATTCTGATACAATGTTCATGTTTGCAATTAATATTTATATACATTTTCAGTGGATTTAAAAGCCTCATTGATGCAATGATGAAATCTCTGCCAAAGGGTATTGTATCGTACAATAAACCAGTTAAATGCATCCACTGGAATGGATCCTTCAAAGCATCTAACACACAAGAACACTCTTATTCAGTTCTGGTGGAGTGTGAAGATGGAGAGACTATACCAGCGGATCATGTTATAGTCACTGTTCCTTTAGGTAATAAATGATTTGAGTCTTATTCTGTCTCTTTCAGAAAATCAATACAGGAACTTCGTATGTGCAAGTGTAGAGATCTGCCTTTGCAGGCACAAGCTAATTCTATGCACGATATTGACACTACTTTATAAATAATGTTAAAGTGAAATTACATTAAGTGAGTCGACGTTAAGCAAGAATTACTGTAGCATGCCTGGAATGCATTGGAAGTTCAATATCCACTACATTCTCAATGCATATCCTCAGTACACTTGTGTATAAATTTGGAATTCTAATAAGCCCTATTAGggaattctttttttaaattcattcatgagatgtgggcattgctggctaggccagcatttattgcccatccctaatttcccttgagaaggtggtggtgagctgtcttcttaaactgctacagtccatgtgtaggtatacccacaatgctgttagggagcaagttccaggattttgacccagcaacaggaacagcgatatatttccaagtcaggatggtgagtgacttggaggggaacttctaggtggtggcggTCCCATATATCTCCTGttcatgtccttctagatgatagcagttgtgggtttggaaggtgccaaagaggtttggtgagtttatgcagcgcatctt
The DNA window shown above is from Carcharodon carcharias isolate sCarCar2 chromosome 28, sCarCar2.pri, whole genome shotgun sequence and carries:
- the si:dkey-275b16.2 gene encoding peroxisomal N(1)-acetyl-spermine/spermidine oxidase, translating into MADAIHRRELDASIVIIGCGVAGLGAAQRLLQHGFSRVRLLEATERSGGRIWSRLFANGLVEIGAQWIHGPSKQNAVFQLASQYDLLDEEAMSEDNQAKQINGYPPGMSAYCTSSGKRIGPEIAGPVKELYSTLCLKSREFFQSKTEPVRSLGEFLKLEIARCAEEWKDDEETCNLKLALLNVEFKMECCISGTDSLDLVALQSFGEYLLLPGIDCVFPGGFKSLIDAMMKSLPKGIVSYNKPVKCIHWNGSFKASNTQEHSYSVLVECEDGETIPADHVIVTVPLGFLKEHYKTFLRPPLPVSKINSIQKLGFGTNNKIFLEFEEPFWEPEHHLINLVWEDESPLLSTRPDLQKEWFRKIFGFIVLRPVERYGHVLLAVLTGEEANFMESLSDSEVKNCLTQVIRRFTGNPSIPLPKSIIRSKWYSDRYTKGSYSYTAVGSSGDDIDVIAQPLPLTSTKAQPLQVLFAGEATHRTFYSTTHGALESGWREADRLNNHYLPFTSINTKL